The Funiculus sociatus GB2-C1 genome includes a region encoding these proteins:
- the aspS gene encoding aspartate--tRNA ligase: MRTHYCGELRAEHIGETVTLCGWVDRRRDHGGVIFLDLRDRTGIVQIVSDPVRTPDSYAQAEKLRNEYVVQFTGRVTQRPEESLNSRLPTGEVEIYADKIELLNQVYKQLPFQVAISDTEPVREDLRLKYRYLDLRRDRMANNLQLRHQVVKTIRRYLEDTENFIEVETPILTKSTPEGARDYLVPSRVNPSEWFALPQSPQLFKQLLMVSGFDRYYQIARCFRDEDLRADRQPEFTQLDMEMSFMSQEEIIQLNEGLVCHIFKTIKGIDLPCPFPRLTYAEAMERYGSDKPDTRFGLELVNVSDLVKDSGFKVFSSTVASGGVVKVLPIPGGNDAISNTRIKPDGDLFKEASEAGAKGLAYIRVRDNGEIDTIGAIKDNLTEEQKQELLRRTGAKAGHLLLFGAGDSNMVNKTLDRLRLVVGRELGLIDPEKINILWVTDFPMFEWNADEKRLEALHHPFTAPHPEDVHDLKTARAQAYDLIFNGYEIGGGSRRIYQREVQEQVFEAIGLSQEQAYNKFGFLLEAFEYGTPPHGGIAYGLDRLVMLLAGEESIRDVIAFPKTQQARCLLTNAPSGVDEKQLKELQVASTYKPKSTEKGK, translated from the coding sequence ATGCGAACCCATTATTGCGGCGAACTTAGAGCAGAACATATTGGAGAAACCGTTACCCTGTGTGGATGGGTAGACCGTCGCCGCGACCACGGGGGTGTGATATTTTTGGATTTGCGCGATCGCACTGGTATCGTTCAAATTGTCAGCGATCCTGTACGCACACCAGATTCTTACGCACAAGCAGAAAAGCTGCGTAACGAATATGTAGTCCAATTTACCGGGCGAGTCACCCAGCGTCCAGAAGAGTCGCTAAATTCTCGCCTACCCACAGGTGAAGTGGAAATTTATGCAGACAAGATAGAACTGCTCAATCAAGTTTACAAGCAGTTACCTTTTCAGGTGGCGATCTCGGACACTGAACCCGTGCGCGAAGACTTGCGGCTAAAGTATCGGTATCTGGATTTAAGACGCGATCGCATGGCGAATAATCTTCAGTTGCGTCACCAAGTCGTTAAAACCATTCGCCGCTACCTCGAAGATACCGAAAACTTCATCGAAGTAGAAACCCCAATTCTCACCAAGTCTACTCCCGAAGGCGCAAGAGACTATCTCGTACCCAGCCGTGTCAACCCCAGCGAGTGGTTCGCCTTACCCCAGTCACCGCAACTTTTCAAGCAACTGCTGATGGTATCCGGCTTTGACCGATACTACCAGATTGCCCGTTGCTTCCGCGACGAAGACCTCCGCGCCGACCGTCAGCCAGAATTTACCCAACTGGACATGGAAATGAGCTTCATGTCCCAAGAAGAAATTATCCAACTAAACGAAGGTTTAGTTTGTCATATCTTCAAGACAATTAAAGGTATCGATTTACCTTGTCCTTTTCCTCGTCTCACCTACGCCGAAGCGATGGAACGCTACGGAAGCGATAAACCAGACACCCGCTTTGGTTTAGAACTCGTCAACGTCTCGGACTTAGTTAAAGACTCTGGTTTCAAAGTCTTTAGTAGTACAGTTGCATCTGGCGGCGTTGTGAAAGTATTACCCATTCCTGGGGGAAATGATGCTATTTCCAATACGCGAATTAAACCTGATGGCGACTTATTTAAAGAAGCCAGCGAAGCGGGTGCGAAAGGACTTGCTTACATTCGCGTCCGAGATAACGGCGAAATCGACACTATCGGCGCAATTAAAGACAACCTGACAGAAGAACAAAAGCAGGAACTATTACGGCGCACTGGTGCAAAAGCGGGTCATTTACTACTATTTGGCGCTGGTGACTCTAATATGGTGAATAAAACTCTCGACCGCTTGCGCTTAGTAGTTGGTCGAGAATTGGGGTTAATTGATCCAGAGAAGATAAACATTCTTTGGGTGACAGATTTCCCAATGTTTGAATGGAACGCCGACGAGAAGCGTTTAGAGGCGTTACATCATCCGTTTACTGCTCCTCATCCCGAAGATGTGCATGACCTGAAAACTGCAAGAGCGCAAGCCTACGATTTGATTTTCAACGGTTATGAAATCGGCGGTGGAAGTCGGCGAATTTACCAGCGAGAAGTTCAAGAACAGGTGTTTGAAGCGATTGGTTTATCCCAAGAGCAAGCATATAACAAGTTTGGATTTTTGCTGGAAGCGTTTGAATACGGAACTCCGCCGCATGGAGGTATTGCTTACGGTTTAGACCGCTTGGTGATGCTATTAGCTGGTGAGGAGTCAATTCGCGATGTAATTGCTTTTCCGAAGACGCAGCAAGCTCGTTGTCTGCTGACAAATGCGCCTTCTGGTGTGGATGAGAAGCAGTTGAAGGAGTTGCAGGTGGCTTCGACTTATAAGCCGAAATCTACTGAGAAAGGCAAGTAA
- a CDS encoding endonuclease domain-containing protein: protein MNNPTPQHPSSPRKEGTRNIVIGQNVASAKVERAKELRKQMTAEEKIIWQYLRANRLNGFHFRRQQIINGFIVDFYCHAVGLVVEVDGEIHEQQAEYDAERDKVLSARGLRLLRIKNAQVRKNIDDVLLDIYTACCDCEEA, encoded by the coding sequence ATGAATAACCCAACACCCCAACATCCCTCATCACCGAGAAAAGAGGGAACTCGCAATATTGTTATTGGACAAAATGTAGCCTCAGCTAAAGTCGAACGTGCCAAAGAACTTCGCAAACAAATGACAGCGGAAGAAAAAATTATTTGGCAATATCTTCGTGCTAATCGATTGAATGGTTTCCACTTCCGCCGCCAGCAGATTATTAATGGATTTATTGTAGATTTCTACTGTCACGCTGTCGGATTGGTCGTAGAAGTAGATGGAGAAATTCACGAACAACAAGCTGAATACGATGCAGAACGTGACAAAGTTTTGTCAGCACGAGGATTGCGTTTGTTGCGAATTAAAAATGCACAAGTAAGAAAAAATATCGATGATGTTCTGCTGGATATTTACACCGCTTGTTGCGATTGTGAAGAAGCCTAA
- a CDS encoding pentapeptide repeat-containing protein: MRFRILAIVILLIGIFMICITESAFAENIKDVNKLLGNNSCLWCDLSGANVKGANLKEATTGFADMSRANFSKVNFNHADLSSNELSLANLSGADLSRANLNSSNLTGADLSNASLFEANLSGANLAYANLSGANLRRAKLSGFVGAANLSVANLKGANLKGANLKDVSLVEADLSGADLSDGVDLGNAKLNGANLSEAILIGANMEKAHLSYTNLSASDLSYVNLSNANLHGAKLSGTNLKGANLKGAILNDAALENANLSGADLTGTDLKGANLSGADLKATILTGAIMPDGITHE; this comes from the coding sequence ATGAGATTTAGGATTTTGGCTATCGTAATATTGCTGATAGGCATTTTTATGATCTGCATTACAGAATCAGCTTTTGCTGAAAATATCAAAGATGTCAATAAACTATTGGGGAATAACTCCTGTCTCTGGTGTGACCTTAGTGGGGCAAACGTGAAGGGAGCTAACCTCAAAGAGGCTACCACAGGTTTTGCTGACATGAGTCGTGCCAATTTTAGTAAGGTTAATTTTAACCATGCTGACCTGAGTTCTAACGAGCTAAGTCTTGCCAACCTGAGTGGTGCTGACCTTAGCCGCGCTAATTTGAATAGCTCCAATCTAACTGGTGCTGACCTAAGCAATGCCAGCCTGTTTGAAGCCAACCTGAGTGGTGCTAACTTAGCTTATGCAAATCTAAGTGGCGCTAACCTGCGCCGTGCTAAACTCAGTGGTTTTGTAGGTGCTGCCAACTTAAGCGTTGCTAATCTCAAGGGTGCTAATCTTAAAGGTGCTAATTTGAAGGATGTTAGTTTGGTTGAAGCTGATCTGAGTGGCGCTGATTTGAGTGATGGAGTTGATTTAGGTAATGCAAAACTCAATGGTGCAAACTTGAGTGAAGCAATTTTGATAGGCGCAAATATGGAAAAAGCCCACCTGAGTTATACAAATCTAAGCGCTTCCGACTTGAGTTATGTCAATCTGAGCAATGCTAATCTACATGGTGCCAAGCTAAGTGGTACGAACCTAAAAGGGGCTAATCTGAAGGGTGCTATTCTGAATGACGCAGCTTTAGAAAATGCAAATCTGAGTGGTGCTGATCTGACTGGTACAGACCTGAAAGGGGCTAATCTGAGCGGAGCTGATTTGAAAGCCACTATTCTAACAGGGGCAATTATGCCAGATGGCATAACTCACGAGTAA
- the acnB gene encoding bifunctional aconitate hydratase 2/2-methylisocitrate dehydratase has protein sequence MFESYRQHVAERAALGIPPLPLDAEQTSQLCEMLKNPPAGEEKTLLELLRDRVPPGVDPAAYVKAGFLTAVAKGETKSPLISPIYAIELLGTMVGGYNVQSLIDLLKSDDELASAAATALSKIMLVYDAFHDVEELSETNAYAKQVIESWAAAEWFTSRPTLPEAITVTVFKVPGETNTDDLSPATHATTRPDIPLHALAMLESKQPGSLETIVELKKKGHPVAYVGDVVGTGSSRKSAINSVLWHIGNDIPFVPNKRAGGYILGSAIAPIFFNTAEDAGALPIQCDVSKMETGMVITIHPYKGEITNESGEVISTFSLKPDTITDEVRAGGRIPLLIGRTLTDKIRVALDLETSPIFIRPRPPIDTGKGYTLAQKMVGKACGLAGVRPGTSCEPIMTTVGSQDTTGPMTRDELKELACLGFSADLVMQSFCHTAAYPKPVDVKTHKELPDFIAQRGGVALRPGDGIIHSWLNRMLLPDTVGTGGDSHTRFPLGISFPAGSGLVAFAAALGVMPLDMPESVLVRFTGELQPGITLRDIVNAIPYIAIQKGLLTVEKQNKKNIFSGRIMEIEGLPDLKVEQAFEFTDASAERSCAGSTIKLSIETISEYLRSNVALMKNMVARGYADARTIMRRVAKMEEWLANPVLMEADPDAEYAEIIEIDLNEIKEPIVAAPNDPDNVKLLSEVANDPVQEVFVGSCMTNIGHYRATAKVLEGETAVKTRLWICPPTRMDEHQLKEEGVYSVFDAAGARTEMPGCSLCMGNQARVDDGTTVFSTSTRNFNNRMGKDARVYLGSAELAAVCAMLGRIPTVQEYLDIVAKKIHPFAGDLYRYLNFDQIANFEDEGRVIALEDMPKIEDILGIPSGALR, from the coding sequence ATGTTTGAATCTTATCGTCAACACGTTGCTGAACGTGCGGCTTTGGGAATTCCCCCTTTACCCCTGGATGCCGAACAAACATCGCAACTGTGCGAAATGTTGAAAAATCCGCCAGCTGGTGAAGAAAAGACGTTGTTGGAATTGTTGCGCGATCGCGTTCCCCCTGGAGTCGATCCCGCAGCTTACGTCAAAGCAGGATTTCTCACCGCCGTTGCCAAAGGCGAAACCAAAAGTCCCCTAATTTCCCCCATCTACGCCATTGAGTTGCTGGGGACAATGGTAGGCGGCTACAACGTGCAATCGTTAATAGATTTACTTAAATCAGACGATGAATTGGCATCAGCAGCCGCAACAGCTTTAAGCAAAATCATGCTGGTGTATGATGCCTTCCACGATGTAGAGGAATTATCCGAAACTAATGCCTACGCCAAACAAGTAATCGAGTCTTGGGCGGCGGCTGAGTGGTTCACCTCTCGCCCCACTTTGCCCGAAGCCATCACTGTCACCGTCTTCAAGGTGCCGGGAGAAACGAATACCGACGATTTATCTCCCGCAACCCATGCCACAACTCGCCCGGATATTCCCTTACACGCCTTGGCAATGCTGGAATCCAAGCAACCGGGAAGTTTGGAAACCATTGTCGAGTTGAAGAAAAAAGGACATCCCGTGGCTTATGTAGGGGATGTAGTGGGGACTGGTTCCTCCCGGAAATCTGCGATCAACTCAGTGCTGTGGCACATTGGCAATGATATACCTTTCGTGCCGAACAAACGGGCGGGGGGATATATATTAGGGAGTGCGATCGCGCCCATCTTCTTCAACACTGCCGAAGATGCAGGTGCATTGCCCATCCAGTGCGATGTCAGCAAGATGGAAACCGGGATGGTAATTACCATTCATCCCTACAAAGGTGAAATTACCAACGAATCTGGCGAAGTTATTTCCACCTTCAGCCTCAAACCCGACACCATCACCGACGAAGTACGCGCCGGCGGACGCATTCCCCTACTTATCGGACGCACCCTCACCGATAAAATCCGAGTTGCCCTTGATTTAGAAACAAGCCCCATCTTCATCCGTCCTCGCCCACCCATCGACACCGGCAAAGGATACACCTTGGCACAAAAAATGGTCGGCAAAGCCTGCGGACTCGCTGGGGTGCGCCCTGGAACTTCCTGCGAACCAATCATGACCACTGTTGGTTCTCAAGATACCACAGGCCCCATGACCCGCGACGAACTCAAAGAACTCGCCTGTCTGGGTTTCAGCGCAGACTTGGTAATGCAGAGTTTCTGCCACACCGCCGCCTATCCAAAGCCAGTGGACGTGAAAACCCACAAAGAACTACCCGACTTCATCGCCCAGCGTGGCGGTGTCGCCTTGCGTCCCGGCGATGGTATCATCCACTCTTGGCTGAACCGGATGCTGTTACCAGACACAGTGGGAACTGGCGGCGACTCCCACACCCGCTTTCCCTTGGGTATTTCCTTCCCCGCAGGTTCCGGGTTAGTTGCCTTTGCAGCAGCTTTGGGCGTAATGCCGTTGGATATGCCGGAATCTGTTTTAGTCCGCTTCACAGGCGAGTTGCAACCCGGTATCACGCTGCGGGATATCGTCAATGCCATCCCATATATTGCCATCCAAAAAGGTCTTTTGACTGTCGAGAAACAGAATAAGAAAAACATCTTTTCTGGGCGAATTATGGAAATCGAAGGTTTGCCAGACTTGAAAGTTGAGCAAGCGTTTGAATTTACCGATGCCAGCGCTGAACGTTCTTGTGCAGGTTCCACAATTAAACTCAGTATCGAGACAATTTCTGAATATCTGCGTTCTAACGTAGCGCTGATGAAAAACATGGTAGCGCGAGGCTACGCCGATGCGCGTACCATCATGCGCCGCGTTGCCAAGATGGAAGAATGGTTGGCAAATCCCGTGTTAATGGAAGCAGATCCGGATGCGGAGTATGCAGAAATTATCGAGATTGACTTGAACGAAATCAAGGAACCAATTGTCGCCGCACCGAACGATCCTGATAACGTTAAGTTACTTTCTGAAGTTGCTAACGATCCAGTGCAAGAAGTATTCGTCGGTTCTTGCATGACCAATATCGGACACTATCGCGCCACCGCGAAGGTATTGGAAGGCGAAACAGCAGTCAAAACCCGCTTGTGGATTTGTCCTCCAACTCGAATGGATGAACACCAACTAAAAGAAGAAGGTGTTTATAGTGTATTTGATGCCGCAGGTGCGCGTACAGAAATGCCGGGATGTAGTCTCTGCATGGGAAATCAGGCGCGTGTGGATGATGGAACAACGGTGTTTTCAACTTCCACTCGCAACTTCAATAATCGCATGGGCAAAGATGCGCGAGTTTATCTCGGTTCTGCTGAGTTAGCAGCAGTTTGTGCAATGCTTGGTCGCATCCCCACAGTGCAGGAATATCTGGACATTGTGGCGAAGAAAATTCATCCTTTTGCTGGTGATTTGTATCGCTATCTCAACTTCGACCAAATCGCTAATTTTGAGGATGAAGGTCGCGTGATTGCCTTAGAGGATATGCCCAAGATTGAGGATATTTTGGGTATTCCATCTGGTGCGTTGCGCTAG
- the pirA gene encoding arginine synthesis PII-interacting regulator PirA, producing MKFSYRGSSYENTSPTLEVTEGEILAKYRGQNYKVQYPRHVQVPDVIVNLKYRGVPYIAGKTGTTDTLKRQHLEQLVNLPECKLSVDKNRQKMMDEAARMHLESIRRSLEHRIQVAKANGDENLMRLLEAESKQLSVC from the coding sequence ATGAAATTTTCTTATCGCGGTAGCAGTTATGAAAACACCTCACCCACGCTGGAAGTGACTGAAGGCGAAATTTTGGCTAAGTATCGGGGTCAAAATTATAAAGTTCAATATCCCAGACACGTTCAGGTTCCTGATGTGATCGTTAATTTAAAGTATCGTGGCGTTCCCTACATCGCCGGCAAAACCGGAACAACCGATACTCTAAAGCGGCAACATCTTGAACAATTGGTAAATTTACCGGAGTGCAAATTGTCAGTGGATAAAAACCGTCAAAAAATGATGGATGAAGCCGCTAGAATGCACTTGGAGAGTATTCGGCGCAGTCTGGAACACCGCATCCAGGTAGCCAAAGCTAACGGGGATGAAAACCTGATGCGCCTTCTGGAGGCAGAGTCGAAGCAATTGAGCGTGTGCTAA
- a CDS encoding DUF1802 family protein, whose amino-acid sequence MPPVNSVNLDTALILPAPDIEALIQGRAIAATPRTFIDPGRQFALYPADASINLLPTEQQYRPNFLSIAQTEFTQLNSETVTIKAWARCELCQIIDNSEALEALSRLTIWTTEALQQILSQRPYIFLTYLRVYPLPQPIEVTVHPKGNFVSLPNLLTVTESLPVLSDRIFSQRRHQLEHRQPPLHPELEELQNAIAQLSADNPAAEELDWDIKIFLGWSSDKPTKRLDSDGSWIEKIAQIGNSSDGHTFEKLVRKGLLKLGFSGSGLDPNSMGGAGGMDFYCDAPYPMVGECKATKTEKVPDGTPAQLLKIGMNHLGKTQYERSIKLIVAAGELNFYASRTATENQMNVIRPETLQRLVEMQAQHKNSINLLELKQCLQQAPFGLADDKVNRYIDKVNQDIKLRSHLVQLVKNYLQNTGLDNGGVEALHGAYFGSNPPQPLKTEEMHDILIELSSPLAGYLGRIKGSDWRSDRFYFLRDLSMDI is encoded by the coding sequence ATGCCGCCAGTAAATTCCGTCAACCTTGATACTGCCTTAATACTACCAGCGCCAGACATTGAAGCGTTAATTCAAGGGAGAGCGATCGCAGCTACGCCTCGGACGTTCATTGATCCGGGGCGACAATTTGCCCTCTATCCTGCTGATGCTTCGATTAACTTGCTACCAACGGAGCAACAATATCGCCCGAATTTTTTGTCTATTGCTCAAACTGAATTTACCCAGCTAAATTCTGAAACAGTCACAATTAAAGCTTGGGCTAGGTGCGAATTGTGCCAAATTATAGATAATTCTGAAGCGTTAGAAGCTTTGTCGCGGTTGACAATTTGGACAACAGAAGCATTGCAGCAAATTCTGTCTCAACGTCCTTATATTTTTCTGACTTATTTGCGAGTTTATCCGCTACCTCAGCCGATAGAAGTTACGGTACATCCCAAGGGTAATTTTGTTTCTTTACCGAATCTCCTAACTGTTACTGAATCTTTGCCTGTATTGAGCGATCGCATCTTCTCCCAACGCCGACACCAGCTAGAACACAGACAGCCGCCACTGCATCCAGAATTGGAAGAATTGCAGAATGCGATCGCTCAACTATCCGCTGATAATCCAGCAGCGGAAGAACTGGATTGGGACATCAAAATATTTCTAGGTTGGAGTAGTGATAAGCCTACAAAGCGACTTGATTCAGATGGGTCTTGGATCGAGAAAATTGCACAAATAGGAAATTCCAGCGACGGTCATACCTTTGAAAAATTAGTTCGCAAAGGATTGTTGAAGTTAGGCTTCAGCGGTTCTGGACTCGATCCAAACTCAATGGGTGGAGCTGGAGGTATGGATTTCTATTGTGACGCCCCTTATCCAATGGTGGGAGAATGTAAGGCTACTAAAACAGAGAAAGTCCCTGATGGGACGCCTGCACAACTCCTTAAAATTGGCATGAACCATCTCGGTAAAACTCAGTACGAGCGTTCAATCAAGTTGATTGTAGCAGCGGGAGAATTAAATTTTTATGCCAGTAGGACAGCTACTGAGAATCAAATGAATGTCATTAGACCCGAAACGCTACAACGATTGGTAGAAATGCAAGCACAACACAAAAACTCTATCAATTTGTTAGAGCTAAAGCAGTGCTTGCAGCAAGCTCCCTTTGGATTGGCTGACGATAAAGTTAATCGTTACATCGATAAAGTTAACCAAGATATTAAGTTGCGATCGCATCTAGTCCAGCTTGTAAAAAATTACCTGCAAAACACAGGTTTAGATAATGGTGGAGTTGAAGCTTTACATGGTGCATATTTTGGTTCTAATCCACCTCAGCCATTAAAAACTGAGGAAATGCACGATATTCTGATTGAGCTTTCCTCGCCTTTAGCGGGTTACTTGGGACGAATTAAGGGTAGTGATTGGAGGAGCGATCGCTTTTACTTTCTGCGCGACTTGTCAATGGATATCTGA
- a CDS encoding Uma2 family endonuclease, with protein sequence MSTMRTKLPTDTWVVATWNEFIQTVEDPAYQKAKGYYYNGRMRIETMSVGPDHAKDNGIIAIAVTLFAALKNIPLNCLDNCSYRKTGVRECQPDVSYYIGERAQMVPTGTAIANLDVTPPPDIAIEISDSTLADDKGEKRLLYEDIKVSEYWIVDVQQAEIIAFEIISSGGSRRITQSQILPGLEMAVLEETLRRSRQMAHSQVVAWLLTQFQP encoded by the coding sequence ATGAGTACCATGCGGACAAAACTACCGACTGATACTTGGGTTGTAGCTACATGGAATGAATTTATCCAAACCGTTGAAGACCCAGCTTATCAAAAAGCTAAAGGCTACTACTACAATGGACGAATGAGGATTGAAACTATGTCAGTAGGCCCTGATCATGCAAAAGATAATGGGATTATTGCTATTGCTGTCACCTTATTCGCCGCTCTCAAAAACATCCCACTGAATTGCTTGGATAACTGTAGCTACCGGAAAACAGGTGTTCGAGAGTGCCAACCTGATGTATCTTACTATATCGGAGAACGGGCGCAAATGGTACCGACAGGAACAGCGATCGCTAATCTTGATGTTACTCCACCGCCAGATATAGCTATTGAAATTTCTGACAGTACCCTAGCTGATGACAAAGGCGAAAAACGGTTGCTTTATGAAGATATAAAAGTATCTGAATATTGGATAGTTGATGTGCAGCAAGCCGAAATAATTGCCTTTGAAATAATTTCTAGTGGTGGTAGTAGAAGAATTACTCAATCTCAAATATTACCAGGTTTAGAGATGGCAGTATTAGAAGAGACTCTGCGGCGCAGTCGTCAAATGGCACACTCTCAAGTTGTGGCTTGGTTATTAACTCAATTTCAACCATAA
- a CDS encoding AAA family ATPase, with translation MTNSSVSSTEDLNAALLSQNPFAKPPYLNATDVWGKSFSDVETLNAHASNAVFQALEQISAGQYSTTSIVISAQDGTGKTHIVSRIRHRLQVQGGGLFVYAGKYGDLSQIRQGFQRILAESLGKIGSQEVTQWQELATEMTNHALKAVKPNPKLFSPKQLVERFKTSKPPQVKKLVKDLTKAFPKAKDINDPDIVKAIFWTLSDEESLYATKWLEGQELAQYKSIELELPTQRQSFDAVLQILDLISEYKELVICFDELDMPDAYDAISGLHISQIVAGLIKDMLQNLSRGLILSVMMPNQWSNKVKQLPGGVYNKVSAQGNPIELKYMDGESIVELVTLSLKNYYEVRNLVPSDPLYPFTESQLRNLGKEKPTIREVLDWCKKNCNPPIIGQVVKEEDPVETAFTKELEQDPENYLDDNFQLADALLFGFQTFIGQTVERVTIEEVTDKVCKNKTDKHLNFKIIGKENGQPVKIGVAVLQYAGGVSLSTGLGKLNDYKKFDLTRGCLVRSRSKKMTKPMESKYLEPLIREKGGEFVELKEDEIKPLIAIRAVHQKREVDYKLSEAEIIKFITEKGADKMLGPSNPLLKEILSDPSYEVPTDMIEEEPVVSEQPMMVDVSESDNIEEGINTLFNKINA, from the coding sequence ATGACTAACTCTTCTGTTTCCTCCACTGAAGACCTTAACGCTGCTCTTTTGAGTCAAAACCCGTTTGCTAAGCCTCCTTATCTTAATGCAACTGATGTTTGGGGTAAGAGTTTCAGTGATGTTGAAACTCTTAATGCCCATGCTTCTAATGCAGTTTTTCAGGCACTTGAGCAAATTAGTGCTGGTCAATACTCAACAACTTCAATAGTCATCTCTGCTCAGGACGGAACAGGTAAAACTCACATTGTTAGCCGTATCCGCCATCGTCTACAAGTTCAGGGTGGTGGATTGTTTGTCTACGCTGGTAAATATGGTGATCTTTCCCAAATTAGGCAAGGATTTCAACGAATTTTAGCCGAAAGCCTTGGGAAGATTGGCTCTCAAGAGGTGACACAATGGCAGGAACTAGCAACAGAAATGACTAATCATGCTTTAAAAGCTGTCAAACCAAATCCTAAACTTTTTTCTCCTAAACAATTAGTTGAAAGATTTAAGACCAGCAAGCCACCTCAAGTCAAGAAATTGGTAAAGGATTTAACAAAAGCATTTCCGAAAGCTAAAGATATTAACGATCCTGATATTGTCAAAGCGATTTTCTGGACACTTTCAGATGAAGAATCACTTTATGCAACCAAATGGTTAGAGGGTCAAGAACTAGCCCAGTATAAATCTATTGAATTAGAATTACCTACCCAGCGTCAATCTTTTGATGCAGTTCTGCAAATCCTAGATTTAATTAGTGAATACAAGGAACTCGTTATTTGTTTTGATGAGTTAGATATGCCTGATGCCTACGATGCTATTAGCGGCTTACACATAAGCCAAATCGTTGCTGGTTTAATCAAAGATATGTTGCAAAATCTCAGTCGTGGTCTAATTTTAAGCGTAATGATGCCTAATCAATGGAGTAATAAAGTAAAGCAGCTACCTGGTGGGGTTTATAATAAGGTTTCTGCTCAGGGGAATCCTATTGAATTAAAGTACATGGACGGAGAATCTATTGTTGAATTAGTTACTTTGTCGTTGAAAAATTATTACGAAGTACGAAACTTAGTTCCTTCCGATCCACTTTATCCATTTACAGAAAGCCAACTCCGCAACCTTGGTAAAGAAAAACCAACCATTAGAGAGGTTTTAGATTGGTGCAAAAAGAACTGTAATCCTCCGATTATAGGACAGGTTGTCAAAGAAGAAGATCCAGTTGAAACTGCTTTTACAAAAGAGCTTGAGCAAGACCCAGAAAATTATTTAGATGATAATTTCCAACTTGCTGATGCTCTTTTATTTGGCTTTCAGACATTCATTGGTCAGACAGTAGAAAGAGTAACAATTGAAGAGGTTACAGATAAAGTCTGTAAAAATAAAACGGATAAGCACCTCAATTTCAAGATAATTGGCAAAGAAAACGGACAACCTGTAAAAATTGGCGTTGCAGTTCTTCAGTATGCTGGTGGTGTCTCATTATCAACAGGTCTGGGCAAGCTGAATGACTATAAAAAGTTTGATTTAACTAGAGGTTGTTTAGTTCGTTCCAGGTCTAAGAAAATGACTAAACCTATGGAATCCAAGTATCTTGAACCTCTAATAAGAGAAAAAGGTGGAGAATTTGTGGAACTCAAAGAAGATGAGATAAAACCTCTAATAGCTATTCGTGCTGTTCATCAAAAGCGAGAAGTGGACTATAAGTTAAGTGAGGCTGAAATTATTAAGTTCATCACTGAGAAAGGGGCTGACAAAATGCTGGGACCTAGTAACCCTCTGCTTAAAGAGATTCTCAGCGATCCATCTTATGAGGTGCCTACGGATATGATTGAAGAAGAACCCGTAGTTTCAGAGCAGCCTATGATGGTTGATGTATCTGAATCAGACAACATAGAAGAAGGAATCAACACCTTATTCAACAAAATTAATGCTTGA